The following coding sequences lie in one Glycine soja cultivar W05 chromosome 16, ASM419377v2, whole genome shotgun sequence genomic window:
- the LOC114390089 gene encoding receptor-like protein EIX2 yields MSCYSLKLFYALLLVLLHAAVSILGFNSLPNSAEIKCIQTERQALLNFKHGLIDGYGILSTWSDDDSNRDCCKWKGIQCNNQTGHVEMLHLRGQDTQYLRGAINISSLIALEIIEHLDLSSNSFPWSHIPEHMGSFTNLRYLNLSHCFFIGIIPSDIGKLTHLLSLDLGKNLYLYGQIPYQLGNLTHLQYLDLSDNDLDGELPYQLGNLSQLRYLDLAGGNSFSGALPIQIGNLCLLHTLGLGGNFDVKSKDAEWLTNLSSLTKLRLSSLHNLSSSHHWLQMISKLIPNLRELRLVGCSLSDTNIQSLFYSPSNFSTALTILDLSSNKLTSSTFQLLSNFPSLVILDLSYNNMTSSVFQGGFNFSSKLQNLDLQNCSLTDGSFPMSSSLVSLDLSSNLLKSSTIFYWLFNSTTNLHNLVLDYNMLEGPIPDGFGKVMNSLQLLDLYGNKLQGEIPSFFGNMCALQSLDLSNNKLNGEFSSFFRNSSWCNRHIFTNLDLSDNRLTGMLPKSIRLLSELEDLNLAGNSLEGEVTESHLSNFSKLKYLRLSELSLKFVPSWVPPFQLIQLGLRSCELGPTFPSWLKTQSSLYSLDISDNGINDSVPDWFWNKLQNMILLNMSHNYLISAIPNISLKLPNRPSILLNSNQFEGKIPSFLLQASGLMLSENNFSDLFSFLCDQSTASNLGTLDVSHNQIKGQLPDCWKSVKQLLFLDLSSNKLSGKIPMSMGALVNMEALVLRNNGLMGELPSSLKNCSSLFMLDLSENMLSGPIPSWIGESMHQLIILNMRGNHLSGNLPIHLCYLNRIQLLDLSRNNLSRGIPSCLKNFTAMSEQSINSSDTLSHIYWNNNTYYAIYGSYFEGYTLDITWMWKGEERGFKNPELKLKSIDLSSNNLMGEIPKEVGYLLGLVSLNLSRNNLSGEIPSHIGNLGSLESLDLSRNHISGRIPSSLSEIDYLQKLDLSHNSLSGRIPSGRHFETFEASSFEGNIDLCGEQLNKTCPGDGDQTTAEHQEPAVKGDDSVFYEGLYISLGIGYVTGFWGLLGPLLLWRPWRIAYIRFLNRLTDYLYVCLW; encoded by the coding sequence ATGAGTTGTTATTCTCTGAAACTATTTTATGCACTTTTGCTGGTTTTATTGCATGCTGCAGTATCCATTCTTGGATTCAACAGCCTTCCCAATAGCGCAGAAATTAAGTGCATTCAGACTGAGAGACAAGCACTCCTCAACTTCAAACATGGCCTCATAGATGGCTATGGCATTCTCTCTACATGGAGTGACGATGACAGTAACAGAGACTGTTGCAAATGGAAAGGCATTCAATGCAACAATCAAACTGGTCATGTTGAGATGCTTCATCTCCGTGGTCAGGATACACAATATTTGAGAGGTGCAATCAATATCTCTTCATTGATTGCCCTTGAAATTATTGAACACTTGGATCTCAGCTCTAATTCTTTTCCATGGAGTCATATCCCAGAACACATGGGCTCGTTCACCAACTTAAGATATCtcaatctctctcattgtttttttattgggaTTATTCCTTCTGATATTGGAAAGCTTACACATTTACTGTCTCTTGATCTAGGTAAGAATCTTTATCTCTATGGACAAATCCCTTATCAACTTGGAAACCTTACACATTTACAATATCTTGATCTAAGTGATAATGATCTAGATGGGGAACTCCCTTATCAACTTGGAAATCTCTCACAGTTGAGGTATCTTGATCTTGCGGGGGGGAATTCATTCTCGGGAGCACTCCCTATCCAGATTGGGAATCTTTGTTTGTTGCACACTCTTGGACTTGGTGGCAATTTTGATGTGAAATCTAAGGATGCAGAGTGGTTGACTAATCTTTCTTCCTTGACCAAACTTAGGCTAAGTTCACTACACAACCTTTCCTCTTCTCATCACTGGCTACAAATGATCAGCAAGCTTATTCCAAACTTAAGAGAGTTGAGGCTAGTTGGTTGTTCTCTTTCAGATACAAATATTCAATCTCTGTTTTATTCACCTTCCAACTTTTCCACTGCTCTTACCATCCTTGATCTTTCTTCAAATAAGCTCACATCCTCAACATTTCAACTGTTGTCAAACTTTCCTTCTCTTGTTATCCTTGACCTTTCCTATAATAATATGACATCATCAGTCTTTCAAGGTGGTTTCAACTTCAGTTCAAAACTTCAAAATCTTGATTTGCAAAATTGTAGTCTTACGGATGGAAGTTTTCCTATGTCATCTTCTCTTGTTTCCCTTGATCTCTCCtcaaatcttttgaaatcatcaactatatttTACTGGCTCTTTAACTCCACCACCAATCTTCATAACCTTGTCCTTGATTATAACATGTTAGAAGGTCCCATTCCAGATGGATTTGGGAAAGTAATGAACTCTCTTCAACTTCTTGACCTATACGGTAACAAACTGCAAGGCGAGATTCCATCTTTCTTTGGTAACATGTGTGCATTGCAGAGTTTAGACCTCTCAAATAACAAGTTGAACGGGGAATTTTCTAGCTTCTTCCGAAATTCTTCATGGTGCAACAGACACATATTTACGAACTTGGATTTATCTGATAACCGGTTGACTGGCATGTTACCTAAAAGCATTCGATTGCTATCAGAGTTGGAGGATCTTAACTTGGCTGGGAATTCTTTGGAGGGTGAGGTCACTGAATCCCATCTTTCtaatttttccaaattaaaatacttgcGCCTATCAGAGTTGTCTCTGAAATTTGTCCCGAGTTGGGTTCCTCCATTCCAATTAATACAGTTGGGACTCCGTTCTTGCGAGTTGGGCCCCACTTTTCCTAGTTGGCTCAAGACTCAAAGTTCGTTGTATTCGCTTGATATTTCTGATAACGGGATTAATGACTCTGTACCAGACTGGTTTTGGAATAAGTTGcaaaatatgatattattaaatatgtcTCACAATTATCTCATTAGTGCAATTCCTAATATATCATTGAAGCTTCCTAACAGACCGTCTATACTTCTGAATTCCAATCAGTTTGAGGGTAAAATTCCGTCATTTTTACTACAAGCTTCTGGGCTGATGCtctctgaaaataatttttcagatTTGTTTTCATTCTTATGTGACCAAAGCACAGCTTCAAATTTGGGCACTTTAGATGTGTCACACAATCAAATAAAGGGGCAACTGCCAGATTGTTGGAAATCAGTAAAGCAATTGCTGTTCCTTGATTTAAGCAGCAATAAATTGTCAGGGAAGATTCCTATGTCCATGGGCGCCCTTGTTAATATGGAAGCCTTGGTTTTACGAAACAATGGTTTAATGGGTGAGTTGCCTTCTTCTTTGAAGAATTGCAGCAGTTTATTTATGCTGGACCTGAGTGAAAATATGTTGTCGGGTCCAATACCATCATGGATTGGAGAAAGTATGCATCAATTGATAATCTTGAACATGCGAGGAAATCACCTCTCCGGAAATCTACCCATTCATCTCTGTTATTTGAACCGCATTCAATTGTTGGATCTTTCAAGGAATAATTTGTCAAGAGGAATTCCATCATGCTTAAAGAATTTCACTGCAATGTCTGAACAGAGCATCAACTCAAGTGACACTCTGTCTCATATATATTGGAATAATAACACTTACTATGCAATTTATGGTTCCTATTTCGAGGGTTATACGCTTGACATAACATGGATGTGGAAAGGTGAGGAACGGGGGTTCAAGAATCCAGAGTTAAAGCTCAAAAGCATTGATCTTTCTAGTAACAATTTAATGGGTGAAATACCAAAAGAGGTCGGATATTTGCTTGGGTTAGTTTCTTTGAATCTATCAAGAAACAATTTGAGCGGAGAAATTCCTTCTCATATTGGGAATTTAGGTTCACTAGAATCACTTGACTTGTCAAGAAATCACATCTCTGGGAGAattccttcttctctttctgAAATTGATTATTTGCAAAAATTAGACTTGTCACACAACTCTCTGTCTGGAAGAATCCCATCAGGAAGACATTTTGAAACCTTTGAAGCCTCTAGTTTTGAAGGAAACATTGATCTTTGTGGTGAACAACTTAACAAAACTTGTCCTGGGGATGGAGATCAGACAACAGCAGAGCATCAAGAACCAGCAGTCAAAGGTGATGATTCAGTTTTCTATGAGGGATTATACATCAGCTTGGGGATTGGATACGTCACTGGATTTTGGGGCTTATTAGGGCCATTACTACTGTGGCGTCCTTGGAGAATTGCTTACATCAGGTTTCTGAACAGATTAACAGACTATTTATATGTATGCTTATGGTGA